The following are from one region of the Flavobacteriaceae bacterium UJ101 genome:
- a CDS encoding DNA ligase (DNA ligase that seals nicks in double-stranded DNA during DNA replication, DNA recombination and DNA repair; Belongs to the ATP-dependent DNA ligase family.), with protein MDKGVLKFDVKTGMKNIIGRDLITDDFIAIYELVKNSYDAYADYVKITFDKDEIIISDNGKGMSKKDLEKKWFAVAYSAKKEGTEDSDLKRESHLNNLKSRRFYAGAKGVGRFSCDRLGSQLNLITSKVKTNQAFNVKIDWNKFEQDAEQSFDSIEIPFEEIKKDIVFPKKSSNGTTLKITNLNAKWDKRRIFNLRRSLEKLINPFSEENSFKIEIEASNNIQSIRKADEGLNINGVIGNSILKILDLKTTQIDFTLQNELITTKIIDRGTLIYHIEEPNPFEYIINQLNINLYFLNRSAKINFGKLMDIEPVNYGSVFLFKNGFRVQPYGDVGDDSWNLDSSKQQGFGRNLGTRELFGKVEIVTDKHNEFKEVSSRDGGLVETPGKSILFKLFEDKALKRLERYVTGVLWGEAFKRKKYFLNDELAFQHREQLKIDKDKDSYEEALNNIGSRIDFVNLVKTLSDDKDIKIVEYNKDLLNLVNEKLAIVQPKFITDLEKIAERTSDKDLLNQVRLTEDSFNKILKEKEDAIKREEEERKKRIEAENKAELEKKKRELEEKKRKEAEEKKQKAELETERKEKERALAELEKLKAEKKAREEAEKRKNITDKLSIETKKTQYLTATRKTLSDDAEQLIHSIDLYVGNASKYVNDLLSSNLDTETKSTIYSIKNNIDKAIKVSQIIIKSKFDYKFTNQRVNIPKYIKEYLNDIDISRPNINIKIDNIIDKYSLINPIDIDIVLDNLVSNSVKAKAKNILVEFSKVNKGLEIIYYDDGIGVSEILNKNPESIFELGVRDSKESGSGIGMFDAKKRIINMKGTIEFIGNNRKLKGASFKIVLK; from the coding sequence ATGGATAAAGGGGTTTTAAAATTTGATGTTAAGACTGGAATGAAAAACATCATTGGTAGAGATTTAATAACTGATGATTTTATTGCCATTTATGAATTAGTTAAAAATTCCTATGATGCATATGCAGATTATGTAAAAATCACTTTTGATAAAGACGAAATCATTATTTCTGATAATGGTAAAGGAATGTCAAAAAAAGACTTGGAGAAAAAGTGGTTTGCTGTAGCATACTCGGCAAAAAAAGAAGGAACGGAGGACTCTGATTTAAAGAGAGAATCTCATCTAAATAATTTAAAATCTAGAAGATTTTATGCAGGTGCAAAAGGTGTAGGTCGTTTTTCTTGTGATAGATTAGGGAGTCAATTAAACTTAATTACTTCAAAAGTTAAAACTAATCAAGCTTTTAATGTGAAAATTGACTGGAATAAATTTGAACAAGATGCTGAACAAAGCTTTGATTCTATAGAAATACCTTTTGAAGAAATAAAGAAAGATATTGTTTTTCCAAAAAAATCTTCGAATGGAACTACTCTTAAAATCACCAATTTAAACGCAAAATGGGATAAAAGAAGAATTTTTAATTTAAGACGTTCATTAGAAAAATTAATAAACCCTTTTTCTGAAGAAAATTCTTTTAAAATTGAAATCGAAGCCTCTAATAATATTCAATCAATTAGAAAAGCTGATGAAGGTTTAAATATTAATGGAGTTATTGGAAATAGTATACTCAAAATATTAGATTTAAAAACTACTCAGATTGATTTTACTCTTCAAAACGAACTAATTACAACAAAAATCATTGATAGAGGTACTCTAATTTATCATATTGAGGAACCTAATCCTTTCGAATATATAATAAACCAACTTAATATTAATCTTTATTTTTTAAACAGAAGTGCAAAAATAAATTTTGGAAAATTGATGGATATAGAACCAGTTAATTATGGAAGTGTTTTCCTATTTAAGAATGGTTTTAGAGTTCAGCCTTATGGAGATGTTGGGGATGATAGTTGGAATTTAGATTCAAGTAAACAACAAGGATTTGGTAGAAATCTTGGAACAAGAGAGTTATTTGGTAAAGTTGAAATTGTAACAGATAAGCATAATGAATTTAAAGAGGTTTCAAGTAGAGATGGTGGATTAGTAGAAACTCCTGGTAAAAGTATTCTGTTTAAGTTATTTGAAGACAAAGCATTAAAAAGACTTGAACGATATGTAACAGGTGTTCTTTGGGGAGAAGCATTTAAGAGAAAAAAATATTTTCTTAATGATGAACTAGCGTTTCAACATAGAGAACAATTAAAGATTGATAAAGACAAAGATTCATATGAAGAAGCTCTTAATAATATTGGTAGTAGAATTGACTTTGTAAACCTTGTTAAAACTCTTAGTGATGATAAGGATATTAAAATAGTTGAGTATAATAAAGACCTTTTAAACCTTGTAAATGAAAAACTTGCTATTGTTCAACCAAAATTCATTACAGATTTAGAAAAAATTGCAGAAAGAACTAGTGATAAAGATTTATTAAATCAGGTTAGATTAACAGAGGATTCTTTTAATAAAATTCTAAAAGAAAAGGAAGATGCTATTAAGCGTGAGGAAGAAGAAAGAAAAAAAAGAATCGAAGCTGAAAATAAAGCCGAATTAGAAAAGAAAAAAAGAGAGCTTGAAGAAAAGAAAAGAAAAGAGGCTGAGGAGAAAAAACAAAAAGCAGAACTTGAAACAGAGAGAAAAGAGAAAGAAAGAGCATTAGCCGAATTAGAAAAGTTAAAAGCTGAGAAGAAAGCACGTGAAGAAGCAGAAAAAAGAAAGAATATTACTGATAAACTTTCAATTGAGACAAAGAAAACTCAATATCTAACTGCCACAAGAAAAACGTTAAGTGATGATGCTGAACAATTAATTCATTCCATTGATTTATATGTAGGTAATGCCTCTAAATATGTAAACGACCTATTATCGTCTAATTTAGATACAGAAACAAAATCTACTATTTATTCTATTAAGAATAATATTGATAAAGCTATTAAAGTTTCACAAATAATTATTAAATCAAAATTTGACTACAAGTTTACGAATCAAAGAGTTAACATACCTAAATATATAAAAGAATATCTAAACGATATAGATATTTCTAGACCAAACATCAATATCAAAATTGATAATATTATTGATAAATACTCATTAATAAATCCTATAGATATTGATATTGTTCTAGATAATTTAGTTTCAAACTCTGTAAAGGCAAAAGCTAAAAATATACTGGTTGAATTTTCAAAAGTCAATAAAGGTTTAGAAATCATTTATTATGATGATGGAATAGGTGTTTCTGAAATATTAAATAAAAACCCTGAATCAATTTTCGAATTAGGAGTTAGAGATTCTAAAGAATCAGGCTCTGGAATCGGTATGTTTGATGCAAAAAAAAGAATTATAAATATGAAAGGAACCATTGAATTTATAGGAAATAATAGAAAATTGAAAGGGGCTTCATTTAAAATTGTATTGAAATGA
- the lexA gene encoding repressor LexA (KEGG: cly:Celly_2903 repressor LexA), translating into MEINRLKIVLAENKRTNKWLAEQIKKGESTVSLWCTNSRQPSLETLFSISQVLNIDVRELLNSTKKS; encoded by the coding sequence ATGGAAATAAATAGATTGAAAATTGTATTGGCGGAGAATAAACGTACAAATAAATGGTTAGCTGAACAAATTAAGAAAGGTGAATCAACTGTTTCTTTGTGGTGTACTAACTCAAGACAACCATCTTTGGAAACACTATTTTCTATATCACAAGTTTTAAATATTGATGTTAGAGAACTTCTAAATTCAACAAAGAAAAGTTAA
- the rlmN gene encoding 23S rRNA (adenine(2503)-C(2))-methyltransferase (Specifically methylates position 2 of adenine 2503 in 23S rRNA and position 2 of adenine 37 in tRNAs; Belongs to the radical SAM superfamily. RlmN family.; KEGG: bprs:CK3_28660 23S rRNA (adenine2503-C2)-methyltransferase), producing MAKKDIRSLSLEQLTDYFVSIHEKPFRAKQVYEWLWSKGAHEIDDMTNISKSLREQLKQDFVINHIKVDHMQRSSDGTIKNAVKLFDGNIVESVLIPTDTRSTACVSSQVGCSLDCNFCATARLKRMRNLNPDEIYDQVVATDRQSRLYYNRPLSNIVFMGMGEPMMNYNNVMKAVEMITSDKGLGMSPRRIVISTSGIPKMIKKMADEDPKFSLAVSLHSAIDEIRTTLMPFNETFPLEELKESLIYWYEKTQSRVTYEYVVWKGINDSKKDVDALVQFCKVIPCKVNLIEYNPIGDDAYQQADEKAMELYINTLERHRIVVNVRRSRGKDIDAACGQLANKS from the coding sequence ATGGCCAAAAAAGATATTCGATCCTTAAGTTTAGAACAATTAACCGACTATTTTGTTTCCATTCATGAAAAACCTTTTCGTGCGAAACAAGTATACGAATGGTTATGGAGTAAAGGAGCACATGAGATTGATGATATGACCAATATTTCGAAATCCCTTCGAGAGCAATTAAAACAGGATTTCGTGATCAATCATATTAAAGTCGATCATATGCAACGTAGTAGTGATGGTACCATTAAAAATGCTGTAAAATTATTTGATGGTAATATAGTTGAATCGGTTTTAATTCCTACCGACACACGTTCTACTGCCTGTGTTTCTTCTCAAGTAGGATGTAGTTTGGATTGTAATTTTTGTGCCACAGCTCGTTTAAAGCGAATGCGAAATTTAAACCCTGATGAAATTTACGATCAGGTAGTTGCAACCGATCGCCAAAGCCGTTTGTATTATAATCGCCCTTTATCCAACATTGTTTTTATGGGAATGGGAGAACCGATGATGAACTACAACAATGTGATGAAAGCGGTTGAAATGATTACATCTGATAAAGGATTGGGCATGTCACCACGACGCATTGTGATCTCTACTTCAGGAATTCCTAAAATGATTAAAAAAATGGCCGATGAAGATCCTAAGTTTAGCTTAGCAGTATCCTTACATTCTGCTATTGATGAAATTCGCACCACTTTAATGCCTTTTAATGAGACGTTTCCTTTGGAAGAGTTAAAAGAGTCTTTAATTTATTGGTACGAAAAAACACAAAGTCGGGTTACCTATGAATATGTGGTTTGGAAAGGAATTAACGATTCTAAAAAAGATGTCGACGCCTTGGTGCAATTTTGTAAGGTCATTCCTTGTAAGGTAAATCTAATTGAATACAATCCTATTGGAGATGATGCTTACCAACAAGCGGATGAAAAAGCGATGGAATTGTATATCAACACACTTGAAAGGCATCGTATTGTGGTAAATGTTCGACGTAGCCGTGGAAAAGATATTGATGCCGCTTGTGGGCAATTGGCTAACAAAAGTTAA
- the DNMT1|dcm gene encoding DNA (cytosine-5-)-methyltransferase (This methylase recognizes the double-stranded sequence GTGCAC, causes specific methylation on C-? on both strands, and protects the DNA from cleavage by the ApaLI endonuclease. Belongs to the class I-like SAM-binding methyltransferase superfamily. C5-methyltransferase family; Contains 1 SAM-dependent MTase C5-type domain.; KEGG: bth:BT_4754 DNA (cytosine-5)-methyltransferase 1), giving the protein MSNKKSYIDLFAGCGGFSLGLHNAGWKGVFAVEKSIDAFTTLEHNLIKKKSHFDWPNWLEQKNHDINEILENHSQNLIDLRGKIDLVAGGPPCQGFSMAGRRKEKDSRNTLINSYIEFIKFVQPKLIFFENVKGFTLGFKNNKTQGKAYSKYVVEELEKLGYSVKGQLIDFSKFGIPQKRTRFILVGIKNDFLNTKTNISKETFFDKIESSKVDFLISKNLDITPSLEDAISDLLQSNGEVESETPKFKQGVYGNKNSNYQNYVRKYLKTTNKVDSHRFAKHTEAIKNRFQIAIEKKLTNKEYKELFNLKKSSTKILEASKPTPTITTLPDDYIHYCEPRIMTVREYARLQSFPDSYKFKGKYTTGGKRRTQEVPRYSQIGNAIPPLFGEQAGLVLKSILNG; this is encoded by the coding sequence ATGAGTAATAAAAAGTCATATATAGATTTGTTTGCAGGTTGTGGTGGATTTTCATTAGGATTGCATAATGCAGGATGGAAAGGTGTTTTTGCTGTTGAAAAAAGCATAGATGCTTTTACAACACTTGAACATAATTTAATAAAAAAGAAAAGCCATTTTGATTGGCCTAATTGGTTAGAACAAAAGAATCACGATATAAATGAAATTTTAGAAAATCATTCTCAAAACCTCATTGATTTAAGAGGAAAGATAGATTTAGTAGCTGGAGGTCCTCCTTGTCAAGGTTTCTCTATGGCTGGGAGACGTAAAGAAAAAGATTCAAGAAATACACTAATTAATTCTTATATTGAATTTATCAAATTTGTACAGCCTAAATTAATTTTCTTTGAAAACGTGAAAGGCTTTACCTTGGGTTTTAAAAACAATAAAACCCAAGGTAAAGCATATTCGAAATATGTTGTTGAAGAGCTTGAGAAACTCGGCTACTCTGTAAAAGGTCAACTGATTGATTTTTCTAAATTCGGAATTCCTCAAAAAAGAACTAGATTTATTTTAGTAGGCATAAAAAATGACTTTTTAAATACCAAAACGAATATTTCTAAAGAAACATTTTTTGACAAAATAGAATCAAGCAAAGTAGATTTTTTAATTTCTAAAAATTTAGATATTACACCATCCCTTGAAGATGCAATATCTGACTTACTTCAATCTAATGGTGAAGTTGAATCTGAAACTCCAAAATTTAAACAAGGAGTTTATGGAAACAAAAACTCTAACTATCAAAATTATGTTCGTAAATATTTAAAAACAACTAACAAGGTAGATAGTCATAGGTTTGCAAAACATACTGAAGCAATTAAAAATAGATTTCAAATTGCAATAGAAAAAAAACTAACAAACAAGGAATACAAAGAACTATTTAACCTTAAAAAAAGTAGCACTAAAATTCTTGAAGCAAGTAAGCCAACTCCTACAATAACTACTTTACCTGATGATTATATTCATTATTGCGAACCAAGAATAATGACTGTAAGAGAATACGCACGATTACAATCTTTCCCTGATTCTTATAAATTTAAAGGAAAGTACACAACAGGTGGTAAAAGAAGAACCCAAGAAGTTCCAAGATATTCACAAATAGGAAATGCAATCCCTCCTCTTTTTGGAGAACAAGCAGGATTAGTTTTAAAATCAATCTTAAATGGATAA